From the genome of Plasmodium cynomolgi strain B DNA, scaffold: 0717, whole genome shotgun sequence:
TACATATAGTGATCTTAAAAATTAGATGATCTgtatgataaattttataattttaaaaataaatcttcaaCTCAACATGGTAATCCTTGTGAAGAAGGTAGATTATGTGCCCAAGAATATAAGAATCACCAGATTTCATGTAAGGGGAATGGTAACAATAGATTTTGtaatgaattagaaaaatttcGAGATCTATTTAATGATCATCTGAAATCAGAAAATGGGTGCAAAGACATAAAAGAATTACCATCCTTCCAAGGATCTCCACTAGCTGCTACCATTTCAATCCCATTTTCTGTAATGTCAGTAAtatctttcttttcatttgttaCGTACAAAgtgggtaatttttttgtaaaaaagagaTAACActgttttacaatttatggtGTAtctataataaaaatattgatatgctataaaaattgtatattttaacatgacatttatttttcctgatATTAGTATACCCCCTTAGCATCATGGATAAATCCTAAATTAGTCAAGAAGAAAAGATACATTAATGATTTAATACAGGAATAAgaaaatagagaaaataattcgaaTAGGGGTCCATACAACATCGCCTATAGTTTGTCAGGATAATCCTAATGGgggaatacacaaaaatagaGTATATGCATCCATGCGAATTAgtgagtatataaaatatgtgcaacaatgttaagaaatatattaaatttaaattaacgACTGAAAGGTagattttatgtttaaaacAAATATCTTTAAATAGCTGTGGTTATATATTATCTGAACACTGAATCCAAAAGTCTGTCATTATATTATCAGtagaatttaatatatatataaagtaataaatattacgGCAAAAGTAGTACGTATAATTTGGATCCatctatttaatttttaacataaatattttttatataggagtaatttaaaaaatgatttatac
Proteins encoded in this window:
- a CDS encoding hypothetical protein (putative) — encoded protein: MDQKDQDIVKGYCDDYMKLHLQNYTNEDDSFKKGCANAYRYVTDFSLHPKISAFCGYTNYWFYGELKSHEKNENYEALLHDFFERLSNFEVCVQYTEAIDEHDLYDKFYNFKNKSSTQHGNPCEEGRLCAQEYKNHQISCKGNGNNRFCNELEKFRDLFNDHLKSENGCKDIKELPSFQGSPLAATISIPFSVMSVISFFSFVTYKVGNFFVKKR